One window from the genome of Malacoplasma penetrans HF-2 encodes:
- a CDS encoding YitT family protein yields MKSTSKVKKNISESFRFFKGNNNTSLADTENSNAESSTVKTSKQTKSNKTPKKEKPLPPPTYVIHHYKSTIGIFSKIYGRKDFKWRVGIAIVVGLMMSFTSLVFIQNTGVYISGTSGIFQGIARVAKTAIAKEGDAALAETMYQILFYVLYLLTNIPLIVFSYKKMGKKFTILSAIVVIISNVVPLLINLIPEVKGVFVFGDTTHDTNKDLYLLDFQGNNLVKAPSMFLYALFAGLVNGVAYAMIIAVGGSTGGLDFISFFFAYKKKKPMGAILLSFNAASVFLSSFIGSFLAGGIADPINWNFYNFLSQNFVASVIYTIIVTIVINNLFPKDKIVKIQIYAEDIMAIRNYLYSVNFNHSLTINTTTGGYSLQEKKNIEIICLFIEVPKIIKRLQELDQQMMITVAPIKGIDGKLSVEESLN; encoded by the coding sequence ATGAAATCTACAAGTAAAGTCAAAAAAAACATTTCTGAATCCTTTAGGTTTTTCAAGGGGAACAATAATACTTCTTTAGCAGATACAGAAAATAGCAATGCTGAATCTAGCACTGTTAAAACTAGTAAACAAACTAAATCTAACAAAACCCCAAAAAAAGAAAAACCCCTACCACCACCAACATATGTAATTCACCACTATAAATCTACAATTGGAATATTTTCTAAAATTTATGGAAGAAAAGATTTCAAATGAAGAGTAGGGATTGCTATTGTAGTTGGTTTAATGATGTCTTTCACTTCATTAGTTTTTATCCAAAACACAGGTGTTTATATTTCTGGAACTTCTGGGATTTTTCAGGGAATTGCTAGAGTTGCAAAAACTGCTATTGCTAAAGAAGGTGATGCAGCGTTAGCTGAAACCATGTATCAAATATTGTTTTATGTATTGTACTTGCTTACAAACATACCACTTATTGTTTTTTCATATAAGAAGATGGGAAAGAAATTTACTATTTTATCTGCTATAGTTGTAATTATTTCCAATGTGGTTCCATTGCTAATAAATTTAATCCCGGAGGTCAAAGGTGTATTTGTATTTGGTGATACAACACATGATACTAATAAAGATTTATATTTATTAGATTTCCAAGGTAATAATTTAGTAAAAGCTCCATCAATGTTTTTATATGCATTGTTTGCAGGTTTAGTTAATGGAGTTGCTTATGCAATGATTATTGCAGTAGGTGGTTCAACTGGTGGGCTAGATTTTATTAGTTTCTTTTTTGCATATAAAAAGAAAAAACCAATGGGTGCAATCCTATTATCATTCAATGCAGCTTCTGTATTTCTTTCTTCTTTTATAGGATCTTTTTTAGCTGGTGGAATTGCAGATCCAATTAATTGAAATTTCTATAACTTCTTATCTCAAAATTTTGTTGCAAGTGTAATTTATACAATTATTGTTACTATTGTAATTAATAACCTATTCCCTAAAGATAAGATAGTTAAGATTCAAATTTATGCTGAAGATATAATGGCAATTAGAAATTACTTATATTCTGTAAATTTTAATCACTCTTTAACAATCAACACAACTACTGGTGGGTACAGTTTACAAGAAAAGAAAAACATAGAAATTATTTGTCTTTTCATTGAAGTTCCAAAAATCATTAAAAGATTACAGGAATTAGATCAACAAATGATGATAACAGTTGCCCCTATAAAAGGGATAGATGGAAAATTATCTGTAGAAGAATCTTTAAATTAA
- a CDS encoding SprT family zinc-dependent metalloprotease yields MNDKVINYIWVLSSRKINTMSANVNSNYEIVVRTPIHVPKSSVDDFVIKSYPSMVKRLILKDNNVYFNLRNNFIRILGHKYDLIVQLGNSKSTYKILENNIVLNLKNIEDKEVVIKRLLTKKTKEIIVEAARHKANILNLQVNKFDVRDMKRAWAYTKHNKKEIYFSYKLVVFQFPIIDYVICHELAHLIFPNHSKDFWILVSKLCPNYKEYKKVLKSFF; encoded by the coding sequence GTGAATGATAAAGTTATTAATTACATATGAGTTTTATCTTCAAGAAAAATTAATACAATGTCTGCAAATGTTAACAGTAATTATGAAATAGTTGTAAGAACTCCAATTCATGTGCCTAAATCAAGTGTTGATGACTTTGTTATCAAATCTTATCCCAGTATGGTTAAAAGACTCATTTTAAAAGATAACAATGTTTACTTTAATTTGAGAAACAACTTTATTAGAATATTGGGTCATAAATATGATTTGATAGTTCAATTAGGGAATTCAAAATCAACTTATAAAATTTTAGAAAACAATATAGTTCTAAATTTGAAAAACATTGAAGATAAAGAAGTAGTTATAAAAAGATTACTAACTAAAAAAACTAAAGAAATTATTGTTGAGGCAGCGAGACATAAAGCTAACATATTAAATTTACAAGTTAATAAATTTGATGTTAGGGATATGAAAAGAGCTTGAGCATATACTAAGCATAATAAAAAAGAAATTTATTTTTCTTACAAGTTAGTAGTCTTTCAATTTCCAATTATTGATTATGTAATATGCCATGAATTAGCACATTTAATTTTTCCTAATCATTCAAAAGATTTTTGAATTTTGGTTTCAAAACTTTGTCCAAATTATAAAGAATATAAAAAAGTATTAAAATCATTTTTCTAA
- the uvrB gene encoding excinuclease ABC subunit UvrB — protein sequence MNTNKNTVFDLKSKFKPSGDQPQAIEKIVKGFKEDKFKSQVLVGATGTGKTFTMANIIQSLNCKTLVLAHNKTLAAQLYSEFKEMFPDNKVEYFVSAFDFYQPEAFLPKTNTYIEKNSQSNNDIEMLNLSALNSLIERDDVIVVASVAAIYASSPPDDFFKNRVAYKKNQVIPIKQVQYELVNLNYQRNDVDVTHGRFSVKGDLMEIGPGFTDEFNYRISFFGDEIEEIAKIDPLTKQVITKLDEIVLPGAEVYLANRDTLEESLKRIKDELTETHKNFLKQNKLIEAQRILERTNHDIESFKEFGFCPGIENYSRHLELRAQGQTPYTIFDYFDKDWLLIVDESHMMVPQIRGMYNTDRSRKETLVEYGFRLPSALDNRPLNFNEFLSKTDKKLYVSATPNEWEIEESQQITEQIIRPTGLVDPIIEIRPTQDQILDIEQELRKQIANKERTFITVMTIRLAEELTEYLRNKNIKVAYLHNELKTIERFKILNNLRKGIYDVVIGINLLREGLDVPEVSKVLILDADKPGFFRSDKSLIQIIGRASRNVNGKVIMYADTITEAMDKAIKETERRRNIQIEFNKKHNITPKTVIKPIALDLSKNDADINIDELISKNKKSKEKIDRTVKKLREEMLAAAKNQEYERAAYIRDIIMELEANKK from the coding sequence ATGAATACAAATAAAAATACTGTTTTTGATCTTAAAAGTAAATTTAAACCAAGTGGAGATCAACCACAAGCGATTGAAAAAATTGTTAAGGGTTTTAAAGAGGATAAATTCAAATCTCAAGTATTAGTTGGTGCAACAGGTACTGGGAAAACTTTTACAATGGCAAACATTATCCAATCATTGAATTGTAAAACATTGGTATTGGCCCATAATAAAACTTTAGCTGCTCAATTATATTCTGAGTTTAAAGAAATGTTTCCAGATAACAAAGTAGAATACTTTGTATCTGCTTTTGATTTTTATCAACCAGAAGCCTTTCTTCCTAAAACTAATACTTATATTGAAAAGAACTCTCAATCTAACAATGATATAGAAATGTTAAACTTATCAGCCTTAAATTCATTAATTGAAAGAGATGATGTAATAGTAGTTGCTAGTGTTGCAGCAATTTATGCTTCTTCTCCACCAGATGATTTCTTTAAAAATAGAGTTGCATATAAAAAAAATCAAGTTATCCCAATAAAACAAGTTCAATATGAATTAGTTAATTTAAACTATCAAAGAAATGATGTGGATGTAACTCATGGTAGGTTTTCAGTTAAAGGAGATTTAATGGAAATTGGTCCAGGGTTTACAGATGAGTTTAATTATAGAATTTCATTTTTTGGTGATGAAATAGAAGAGATTGCAAAAATTGATCCTTTAACTAAACAAGTAATAACTAAGCTAGATGAAATAGTTTTACCAGGTGCTGAAGTTTATTTAGCTAATAGAGATACTTTAGAAGAATCTTTAAAAAGAATTAAAGATGAGTTAACAGAAACTCATAAGAATTTTTTAAAGCAAAATAAACTAATTGAAGCTCAAAGAATTTTAGAAAGAACAAACCATGACATTGAATCTTTTAAAGAATTTGGTTTTTGTCCTGGAATTGAAAATTATTCTAGACATCTAGAACTGAGAGCACAAGGTCAAACTCCTTATACAATTTTTGATTACTTTGATAAAGATTGATTATTAATAGTTGATGAATCTCATATGATGGTTCCTCAAATTAGAGGTATGTACAATACTGATAGAAGTAGAAAAGAAACATTAGTAGAATATGGATTTAGATTACCAAGTGCTTTAGATAATAGACCATTAAACTTTAATGAATTCTTATCTAAGACAGATAAAAAATTATATGTTTCAGCTACTCCAAATGAATGAGAGATTGAAGAGTCTCAACAAATCACTGAGCAAATTATTAGACCAACTGGATTAGTAGATCCGATTATAGAAATTAGACCAACACAAGATCAGATTTTAGATATTGAGCAAGAACTAAGAAAACAAATAGCTAATAAAGAAAGAACATTTATTACTGTTATGACAATTAGACTTGCAGAAGAGTTAACTGAATACTTAAGAAATAAGAATATCAAAGTAGCATATCTTCATAATGAATTAAAAACTATTGAAAGATTTAAAATTCTTAATAACTTAAGAAAAGGGATTTATGATGTTGTTATTGGTATTAATCTTTTAAGAGAAGGATTAGATGTTCCTGAAGTTTCAAAAGTATTAATTTTAGATGCAGATAAACCGGGTTTTTTTAGAAGTGATAAATCTTTAATTCAAATTATTGGAAGAGCTTCTAGAAATGTAAATGGTAAAGTAATCATGTATGCTGACACAATTACAGAAGCAATGGATAAAGCAATCAAAGAAACTGAAAGAAGAAGAAATATTCAAATTGAGTTTAATAAAAAACATAACATCACTCCTAAAACAGTTATTAAACCAATTGCATTAGACTTAAGTAAAAATGATGCTGATATTAATATTGATGAATTAATTTCTAAAAATAAAAAATCTAAAGAGAAAATTGATAGAACAGTTAAAAAACTTAGAGAAGAAATGTTGGCTGCAGCAAAAAACCAAGAGTATGAAAGAGCTGCTTATATTAGAGATATTATTATGGAGTTAGAAGCAAATAAGAAATAA
- a CDS encoding TIGR00282 family metallophosphoesterase, giving the protein MIKILFIGDISGEMGKIAVESELPKLKKELNIDYVIANAENTTKGRGLNWTDYRKLSSCGIDFFTMGNHTWHKRDIYDILKTKNNIIRPANLKSVFEESKVGFGTKVVTIKNKTFRITNLLGISVSIRDMQTNPFIELQNIIDNSKRTDFHIVDFHCETTSEKNAFFINFQGAVSAILGTHTHVQTNDAKIINNTAYITDVGMTGASNGVIGAKPDSIIYMFKGYSDRFKLEEQIGPYQFCGVILSFNEHTNKVVQIKKVYLIQDYKKISK; this is encoded by the coding sequence ATGATAAAAATTTTATTTATAGGTGATATATCAGGTGAAATGGGAAAAATAGCTGTTGAATCTGAATTACCAAAATTAAAAAAAGAGCTAAACATAGATTATGTTATTGCTAATGCTGAAAACACTACAAAGGGTAGAGGTTTAAACTGGACAGATTATAGGAAGTTATCTTCTTGTGGGATTGATTTTTTTACAATGGGAAATCATACCTGACATAAAAGAGATATCTATGATATTTTAAAAACTAAAAATAATATTATTAGACCTGCAAATCTAAAATCTGTTTTTGAAGAGTCAAAAGTTGGTTTTGGTACAAAAGTTGTAACCATTAAAAACAAAACTTTTAGAATAACTAATTTACTTGGAATCTCTGTATCTATAAGAGATATGCAAACCAATCCTTTTATAGAATTACAAAATATTATTGATAATAGTAAGAGAACAGATTTTCATATTGTGGATTTCCATTGTGAAACTACAAGTGAAAAAAATGCTTTCTTCATTAACTTCCAAGGCGCTGTTAGTGCAATATTGGGAACACATACTCATGTTCAAACTAATGATGCAAAAATCATTAATAATACTGCATATATTACAGATGTTGGAATGACAGGTGCAAGCAATGGTGTAATTGGTGCAAAACCAGATTCTATTATCTATATGTTTAAAGGTTATTCTGACCGTTTTAAATTAGAAGAACAAATTGGTCCATATCAATTTTGTGGTGTAATCTTAAGTTTTAATGAACATACTAACAAAGTAGTGCAAATTAAAAAAGTTTATTTAATACAAGATTATAAAAAAATAAGCAAATAA
- a CDS encoding ATP-dependent helicase: protein MQKTIYDSFNEKQYEAITAPDDVPLMVIAGAGSGKTAVLTYRAVYLLNELNYVSDRILGFTFTNKAANEMKDRITKVIPNRSFKYIGTFHSVCLRILREDIKELNIGKINSNFTIIDEDDQNSILKEIYKLNNFDKQILNYKVCLSWISKLKSDNIYDANDVYEWLSFLDNTYDGKVKKDIFAAVYEGYINFLRDGNLLDFDDLIKYARRVLEIEEIRTKWQNRFDYILVDEFQDTNYDQYQIIKLLSKNFKNIFAVGDPDQMIYSWRGAQENIFEVFKKDFSDSLTIVLEKNYRSTKNILNIANSLIQKNKNRIKKNLYTDSSTESEIIYFEADDQNLESKFVCTRIKDLVDSKKYNYKDIAILYRANYLSRNIEEFLSNYRIPYRIFGGFKFYQRKEVKDIIAYMKLIVNSDEVSLTRIYNTPRRQISEATYFKIKNYAVLNNISTFAAFKFVDEIEGIQTRTKNAVKAFYDSMIEIREKKYGSISEMIDDIVEKTKYYEMLKEDGEEHRTENIIELKNASKNFEQNNPGSNINFYLQELALLTSNDEEENQKNKQDSVSLMTVHASKGLEFKIVFIIQFNENIFPSIRSLEEGNLDEERRIAYVAITRAKENLYISCCNGTSFFGNREMEREPSRFISEIGDALIEKRLITKNQTKFKASTQFNNSNNGSKVDHSKFHESEKTYYVGELIIHDKFGEGIVLNVSGNIIDVSFKNPQYGKKSFLKQHVSIRSLNQK, encoded by the coding sequence ATGCAAAAAACAATATATGATTCATTTAATGAAAAACAATATGAAGCAATAACTGCTCCAGATGATGTTCCTTTAATGGTGATTGCAGGAGCTGGTAGTGGTAAAACTGCAGTATTAACTTATCGTGCAGTATATTTATTAAATGAATTAAATTATGTGAGTGATAGAATTCTTGGATTTACTTTTACTAATAAAGCTGCAAATGAAATGAAAGACAGAATTACTAAAGTAATACCTAATCGTTCTTTTAAATATATTGGAACATTTCACTCAGTGTGTTTAAGAATCTTAAGAGAAGATATTAAAGAATTGAATATTGGGAAAATAAATAGCAACTTCACAATTATTGATGAAGATGACCAAAACTCAATTTTAAAAGAAATCTATAAATTAAATAATTTTGATAAACAAATTCTTAATTATAAAGTTTGTTTATCATGAATTTCTAAATTGAAATCTGACAATATCTATGATGCAAATGATGTATATGAGTGATTATCTTTTTTAGATAATACTTATGATGGTAAAGTTAAAAAAGATATTTTTGCAGCAGTTTATGAAGGTTATATAAATTTTTTAAGAGATGGGAATTTATTAGATTTTGATGACTTAATTAAATATGCTAGAAGAGTTTTAGAAATTGAAGAAATTAGAACTAAATGACAAAATAGATTTGACTATATATTAGTAGATGAGTTTCAAGATACAAACTATGATCAATACCAAATCATTAAATTGTTAAGTAAGAACTTTAAAAATATTTTTGCAGTTGGTGATCCTGATCAAATGATTTATTCATGAAGAGGTGCACAAGAAAATATTTTTGAAGTATTTAAAAAAGATTTTTCTGACTCTTTAACAATTGTTTTAGAAAAAAATTACCGTTCTACAAAAAATATTTTAAATATAGCTAATTCTCTAATTCAGAAAAACAAAAATAGAATTAAGAAAAATCTATATACTGATTCAAGCACTGAAAGTGAAATAATTTATTTTGAAGCAGATGATCAAAATTTAGAATCTAAATTTGTTTGTACAAGAATTAAAGATTTAGTTGACTCAAAAAAATATAACTACAAAGACATTGCCATTCTTTATAGGGCTAATTACTTATCTAGAAACATTGAAGAGTTTTTAAGTAATTACAGAATTCCTTATAGAATTTTTGGTGGTTTCAAATTCTACCAAAGAAAAGAAGTTAAAGATATTATTGCTTACATGAAGTTAATTGTTAATAGTGATGAAGTCAGTTTAACTAGAATTTATAACACTCCAAGAAGACAAATTAGTGAAGCAACATATTTTAAAATTAAAAATTATGCTGTATTAAATAATATTTCTACATTTGCAGCATTTAAATTTGTTGATGAAATTGAAGGAATCCAAACAAGAACTAAAAATGCAGTTAAAGCTTTTTATGATTCTATGATTGAGATTAGAGAAAAAAAATATGGATCAATTTCTGAAATGATTGATGATATTGTAGAAAAAACAAAATATTATGAAATGCTTAAAGAAGATGGTGAAGAGCATAGAACAGAAAACATTATTGAATTAAAAAATGCTTCTAAAAACTTTGAACAAAATAATCCTGGATCTAATATAAATTTCTACTTGCAAGAACTTGCTTTATTAACAAGTAATGATGAAGAAGAAAATCAAAAAAATAAACAAGACTCTGTTTCTTTAATGACAGTTCATGCTTCTAAGGGATTGGAATTTAAAATTGTTTTTATTATTCAGTTTAATGAAAACATTTTCCCTTCAATTAGATCATTAGAAGAAGGTAACTTAGATGAAGAAAGAAGAATAGCATATGTTGCTATTACAAGAGCTAAAGAAAATCTTTATATATCTTGTTGTAATGGAACTTCGTTTTTTGGGAATAGAGAAATGGAAAGAGAACCATCTAGATTTATTTCTGAAATTGGAGATGCATTAATTGAAAAAAGATTAATCACTAAAAATCAAACTAAGTTTAAAGCATCAACTCAATTTAATAATTCTAATAATGGTTCAAAAGTAGACCACTCTAAATTTCATGAATCTGAAAAAACATATTATGTTGGTGAGTTAATAATTCATGATAAATTTGGTGAAGGAATTGTTTTGAATGTAAGTGGTAACATCATTGATGTTTCATTTAAAAATCCTCAGTATGGTAAAAAATCTTTTTTAAAACAACATGTTTCAATTAGAAGTTTGAACCAAAAATAA
- a CDS encoding RDD family protein, with the protein MDYNLDKNQKKKYNLASALSRTLTRFLDLILVFLILVAIFFAIFSNYLNYNFSSTNNPDLWYSIDSWRIFLFTFFVFVIFLSYFVFVPFVAQGYTLFSKIFKIRIYSTSLKLINENRKIFKNIHFLFLVQLLVRELLTTILISFAILILGIVALFDKKDVIDFLLNQTRSDTLNGSTNNVVAIVFQAFFTCIGLLNIVLIVNVACTSRKRSFTDHISSTVVVKMVETYSDEKNNNLNYKNKKQPVIKYNLPGEINPDEIFDKETN; encoded by the coding sequence GTGGATTATAATTTAGATAAAAATCAAAAGAAAAAATATAATTTAGCAAGTGCACTATCTAGAACATTAACTAGATTTTTAGATTTGATTTTAGTTTTTTTAATTCTAGTAGCTATATTCTTTGCTATTTTTTCAAATTATTTAAATTATAATTTTTCATCTACTAATAATCCTGATTTATGATATTCAATAGATTCATGAAGAATCTTTTTATTTACTTTTTTTGTTTTTGTTATTTTTTTATCTTATTTTGTTTTTGTGCCTTTTGTTGCACAAGGATATACTTTATTTTCCAAAATTTTTAAAATTAGAATTTATAGCACTTCTTTAAAATTAATAAATGAAAATAGAAAAATATTTAAAAACATTCACTTCTTATTTTTGGTTCAATTACTAGTTAGAGAATTACTAACTACTATATTAATTTCTTTTGCAATTCTAATTCTAGGAATAGTTGCTTTATTTGATAAAAAGGATGTAATTGATTTTTTATTAAATCAAACTAGATCTGATACATTAAATGGTTCAACAAATAATGTGGTTGCAATAGTCTTTCAAGCATTTTTTACATGTATTGGATTATTAAATATTGTTTTAATAGTTAATGTTGCATGTACAAGTAGAAAAAGATCTTTTACTGATCATATTAGCAGTACTGTTGTTGTGAAAATGGTTGAAACTTATTCAGATGAAAAAAATAATAATTTAAATTATAAAAACAAAAAACAACCAGTAATTAAATACAATTTACCTGGTGAAATTAATCCAGATGAAATTTTTGACAAGGAGACTAATTAA
- a CDS encoding glycosyltransferase family 2 protein has protein sequence MKITFIYHLYNNSVNLEKSIKSLLEQTSNNFEVIFIDDFASDECKNILNKFDLSDKKFKIVRLFENYGRSFSYNLGLEKASGEYVYFAEHSNLFSPDFVEEIINITKTKKYDFISFKTNVSNLNDDISNDVELLNESKNSDISSWIVNCSITIRNKVFRKKFLEKNKILFINYKNLYPLYLFDVLLNYEMAYFASKKLIDFHRSENGVRYTYNLYDILEAAFILSFKISESQLENNIKNCFQVWLPKLCIEDFLIKMFDSYSNEKILSIAITKAWETLEKIDVSYKKNKSLNLLINTHLKDYIKGFKPTYSFVKKNLIS, from the coding sequence ATGAAAATTACATTTATTTATCATTTATATAATAATTCTGTTAATTTAGAGAAATCTATTAAATCACTGTTAGAGCAAACTAGCAATAATTTTGAAGTGATATTTATAGATGACTTTGCTTCTGATGAATGTAAAAACATTTTAAATAAATTTGACTTATCAGATAAGAAATTCAAAATTGTTAGATTGTTTGAAAACTATGGGAGATCTTTTTCATATAATTTAGGTTTAGAAAAAGCAAGTGGTGAATATGTTTATTTTGCTGAACATAGTAACTTATTTAGTCCTGATTTTGTTGAAGAAATTATCAATATTACAAAAACAAAAAAATATGACTTCATTAGTTTCAAAACAAATGTAAGTAATTTAAATGATGACATTTCAAATGATGTTGAATTGTTGAATGAAAGTAAAAATTCAGATATTTCTTCTTGAATTGTAAATTGCTCAATCACAATAAGAAATAAAGTTTTCAGAAAGAAATTTTTAGAAAAAAATAAAATCTTATTTATTAACTACAAAAATTTATATCCACTATATTTATTTGATGTTTTATTAAATTATGAAATGGCTTATTTTGCTTCTAAAAAATTAATTGATTTCCATAGAAGTGAAAATGGTGTTAGATACACTTATAATCTTTATGACATTTTAGAAGCTGCTTTTATTTTGTCATTTAAAATTAGTGAATCACAGTTAGAAAATAATATTAAAAATTGTTTTCAAGTTTGACTACCAAAATTGTGTATTGAAGATTTTTTAATTAAAATGTTTGATTCATATTCAAATGAAAAAATCTTATCAATTGCAATTACTAAAGCTTGAGAAACTCTAGAAAAAATTGATGTTTCATATAAAAAAAATAAATCGTTAAATTTATTAATTAATACTCATTTAAAAGACTATATAAAAGGATTTAAACCAACATATAGTTTTGTGAAGAAAAATTTAATTAGTTAA
- a CDS encoding leucyl aminopeptidase — MENLDRKQITFKALDIRSELNTDSKKAYETFEKENIVYFLVDKNKKDLPRIDDYVKRATENFKRDIDVDLTSFIEVFGLSDESEIEDLLTVLVIAFRFNQKIPFTMKQKVESGYKLKYTVNEKYKQVITNAIVISDAQYFCRNLQDRPSSQIYPESFVEEVKKLFADVQDKVSISVLNKEDLKREKMNLLLGVNAGSIREPRLICVEYLNNPSSNEKFAYVGKGITYDSGGMNIKTMTYMRWMKFDMSGAAAVMATVYALAKNNIRTNVVGIGAMTENLPGATAIRPDDIIVSHSGKTVEIDNTDAEGRLVLADGLSYAVKKYNATKLVDIATLTGAMVFSLGDVYSGVWATNDNDWKVFEKTADKSGEYVWRLPLHEDYRKSLDSRIADIANCNSNDRRAGSSSAACFLVEFTHGVDYIHLDVALTTDVKNMGQGTMIKTLYNFAKTQI; from the coding sequence ATGGAAAATTTAGATAGAAAACAAATTACTTTTAAAGCTTTAGATATCAGAAGTGAATTAAATACTGATAGCAAAAAAGCATATGAAACTTTTGAAAAAGAAAATATTGTATATTTCTTAGTTGATAAAAACAAAAAAGATTTACCAAGAATTGATGACTATGTTAAAAGAGCTACAGAAAATTTCAAAAGAGATATTGATGTAGATTTAACAAGTTTCATTGAAGTTTTTGGATTGAGTGATGAATCTGAAATTGAAGATCTATTAACAGTTTTAGTGATTGCTTTTAGATTTAATCAAAAAATTCCTTTCACTATGAAACAAAAAGTTGAATCAGGATATAAATTAAAATATACAGTTAATGAAAAATACAAACAAGTAATTACAAATGCTATTGTTATAAGTGATGCTCAATACTTCTGTAGAAACTTACAAGATAGACCAAGTAGTCAAATTTACCCAGAATCATTTGTAGAAGAAGTTAAAAAATTATTTGCAGATGTACAAGATAAAGTTTCAATTTCTGTTTTAAATAAAGAAGATTTAAAAAGAGAAAAAATGAATCTTTTATTAGGTGTGAATGCTGGAAGTATTAGAGAACCTAGATTGATTTGTGTTGAATATTTAAATAACCCAAGTTCTAATGAAAAGTTTGCTTATGTAGGTAAAGGTATTACATATGACTCAGGTGGTATGAATATTAAAACTATGACTTACATGAGATGAATGAAATTTGACATGTCAGGTGCAGCTGCAGTAATGGCAACTGTATATGCATTAGCTAAAAACAATATTAGAACAAATGTTGTTGGAATTGGTGCTATGACTGAAAACTTACCTGGTGCAACAGCAATTAGACCAGATGACATTATTGTTTCACACTCAGGAAAAACAGTTGAAATTGATAACACTGATGCTGAAGGTAGATTAGTATTAGCTGATGGATTATCTTATGCAGTTAAAAAATATAATGCTACAAAATTAGTTGATATTGCAACATTAACTGGTGCAATGGTATTCTCATTAGGAGATGTTTACTCTGGTGTTTGAGCAACTAATGATAATGACTGAAAAGTATTTGAAAAAACAGCTGATAAATCTGGTGAATATGTATGAAGATTACCATTACATGAAGATTACAGAAAATCTCTAGATTCTAGAATTGCTGATATTGCAAACTGTAATAGTAATGACAGAAGAGCAGGAAGTTCTAGTGCTGCATGTTTCTTAGTTGAATTCACTCATGGTGTTGATTACATTCACTTAGATGTCGCTTTAACTACAGATGTTAAAAACATGGGTCAAGGTACAATGATTAAGACCTTATACAACTTTGCAAAAACTCAAATATAA
- a CDS encoding nucleotide exchange factor GrpE yields the protein MENKNQKHNNEFHEKNQQSQKDNNNVKKENLHEDQSDLNDANFDDGGKKNKLKNDIKKLNHLVDSLKNENNNKQAKIESLERQINLLNENFKSEVIKKASEAQTKLDEKIKEFQAKYETELKHAKKYALKSSAIELIDIVSNFELAVNSKVTNPEIANYLKGFQMFANMFKNYFQQNGITEIPVNLNDDFNAEVMQAFETQKAPNTQPNKVIKIIKKGYKLHDIVLVPATVIVSE from the coding sequence ATGGAAAATAAAAATCAAAAACATAATAATGAATTTCACGAAAAAAACCAACAGTCTCAAAAAGATAACAATAATGTAAAAAAAGAAAATTTACATGAAGATCAATCTGATTTAAATGATGCTAATTTTGATGATGGTGGTAAAAAAAATAAATTAAAAAATGATATCAAAAAATTAAACCATTTAGTTGATTCATTAAAAAATGAAAATAATAATAAACAAGCAAAGATTGAATCACTAGAAAGACAAATAAATTTATTAAACGAAAACTTTAAATCTGAAGTTATTAAAAAAGCTAGTGAAGCACAAACAAAGCTAGATGAAAAAATAAAAGAATTCCAAGCTAAATATGAAACAGAATTAAAGCATGCAAAAAAATATGCTCTTAAAAGCTCAGCTATTGAATTAATTGATATTGTTTCTAACTTTGAATTAGCAGTTAACTCAAAAGTTACAAATCCTGAAATTGCTAATTATTTAAAAGGTTTTCAAATGTTTGCAAATATGTTTAAGAACTATTTTCAACAAAATGGAATTACTGAAATTCCTGTAAATTTAAATGATGATTTTAATGCTGAAGTAATGCAAGCTTTTGAAACTCAAAAAGCTCCAAATACACAACCTAACAAAGTTATTAAAATAATTAAAAAAGGTTATAAATTGCATGACATTGTTTTAGTTCCAGCAACTGTAATAGTGTCTGAATAA